GAAGGCGCTGTTCACGGAATCGAGGTCTGACCCGTGACGCAGCAGCAGACGGCTGTCGGCATGCATGAAGAGGTAAGAGCCCACCCGGACAGCAGCGGGACGCCCGACCAGCCAGGCCAGCAGGGCAGGCGTTAAATTCAACAGATCACGCGTCTGCCCGCCGTTGTGTCGCCATCGCTCCAGAAACGTCCGCCCCTTGGCGTCACGCCAGGACTCACCGAAGCGGCGCGCGGCCAGCAGCATCACCTCGTGGTTGCCCAGCAGGCTGAGGAGCTGCCCGCCGGACTGCCGGGCCTGCTGCTCCAGGCTCATCAGCCGCTCGATCACCCGGACGCCTTGCCTGCCACGGTCGACGTAGTCACCCAGACACACCAGGCAGGCGTCCGCGCCCAACCAGCGGTCGTGTTCGTCCAGCAGGCCCCCGCGCCGCAGCAATGCACAGAAGCGGTCATGCTCACCGTGAATATCGCCCATGACCCACAGGGCGGCGCTCATCTCGATCGTCCCTGTTCGCTTCCCGGTGC
The Deinococcus peraridilitoris DSM 19664 genome window above contains:
- a CDS encoding metallophosphoesterase is translated as MSAALWVMGDIHGEHDRFCALLRRGGLLDEHDRWLGADACLVCLGDYVDRGRQGVRVIERLMSLEQQARQSGGQLLSLLGNHEVMLLAARRFGESWRDAKGRTFLERWRHNGGQTRDLLNLTPALLAWLVGRPAAVRVGSYLFMHADSRLLLRHGSDLDSVNSAFSHLLASSDPLVWDALIREFAERDAFRGPEGASVVGELLASYGGERLVHGHTPIAYVLDVPPPAVQSPLLYADGRGLNVDGGLAYHPRAGFLVRLGPLGIEQIVSFAAEPGELLPA